The Juglans microcarpa x Juglans regia isolate MS1-56 chromosome 8S, Jm3101_v1.0, whole genome shotgun sequence genome has a window encoding:
- the LOC121244225 gene encoding uncharacterized protein LOC121244225, whose product MVAFALVITARRLRPYFQAHPIKVQTNVCLRKILQKPDISGQMTSWAIELSEFEIKYLPRTSIKGLVLVDFVAEFSNFPEDVIVAPQGKSWQVYLNGSSCRTGGKAGVHIVTSSGERFDYALKLGFKVTNNEAEYEALLLGLTISRSLGATEVKVKADSQIVVGHVTGQFLTKGENLKRYLQRVGEEWDHFQYSAIHQIPRGENQEADRLAKAASGQEEVPFPDHVVARTVDIAAVGIQVRNRAAKFRLVETILYKRGYAEPLLRCLSSEQAQYVLAEIHEGVCGNHASGRALALRTAWAGYYWPNAHKDADEFARKCLKCQENALIPHFPPVELTSVTAPWPSPNGGWISLVPSQ is encoded by the exons ATGGTTGCTTTTGCGTTAGTAATCACCGCCAGGCGGTTGAGGCCCTACTTTCAAGCCCACCCGATAAAGGTCCAAACCAATGTCTGCCTAAGGAAGATATTGCAGAAACCCGATATCTCAGGCCAAATGACTAGCTGGGCGATTGAACTAAGTGAGTTCGAGATCAAATACCTCCCTCGGACGTCGATAAAAGGACTGGTACTAGTAGACTTTGTAGCCGAATTCTCGAACTTCCCTGAAGACGTAATTGTTGCACCCCAGGGCAAGTCGTGGCAGGTCTATCTCAACGGTTCGTCTTGTCGGACAGGTGGCAAAGCGGGAGTGCACATAGTGACAAGCTCAGGTGAGAGATTTGATTATGCGCTCAAACTCGGATTCAAAGTCACCAACAACGAAGCAGAATATGAGGCGCTCCTGTTGGGACTAACAATTTCTAGGTCCCTTGGAGCAACTGAAGTTAAAGTAAAAGCCGACTCGCAGATAGTGGTAGGGCATGTGACAGGACAGTTCCTCACGAAGGGGGAAAATCTGAAAAGATATCTTCAACGAGTTGGAGAAGAGTGGGATCACTTCCAGTATTCTGCCATCCATCAGATTCCTAGAGGAGAGAACCAGGAAGCGGATCGGCTAGCTAAGGCAGCTTCAGGGCAAGAAGAGGTCCCGTTTCCGGACCATGTGGTTGCCCGAACTGTTGATATAGCTGCGGTGGGAATTCAG GTTAGGAATCGAGCAGCCAAATTTAGGCTGGTAGAGACAATTCTGTATAAAAGAGGCTACGCCGAGCCTCTGTTAAGGTGCCTCTCCTCCGAGCAGGCTCAATACGTATTGGCTGAAATCCATGAAGGAGTTTGCGGCAATCACGCGAGCGGGAGGGCATTGGCATTGCGAACTGCTTGGGCGGGATACTACTGGCCTAATGCTCACAAGGATGCCGACGAGTTCGCCCGAAAATGTCTTAAATGCCAGGAAAACGCCCTTATACCTCATTTTCCTCCCGTAGAACTTACTTCTGTCACTGCCCCGTGGCCCTCACCCAATGGGGGTTGGATCTCATTGGTCCCCTCCCAGTGA